One window from the genome of Sphaerotilus microaerophilus encodes:
- a CDS encoding HlyD family type I secretion periplasmic adaptor subunit — protein MAESNSTALPASAAMEASLWQRLRQRLVSAGQPARSAPGPSGPAGAGAKGSSGTVKAGTGLSLKRRGPATVGIPLGVARVPASEAIPGSEAVASAEPPLLTDALPTRSTRQAPARAVVRHSPGRFVRGDEQLLEGVRAAIVQEASPHALWALYLLCLTVIAAVVWAVYAKVDIVTRAEGRIVPEAREQVIASLEPGILRALHVREGAVVQAGEELAQLDPTRVSAQQNEGLAKQTALRATSARLLAEVAGRPLSFPPEVRIDAAVVAAETEAYEARQQALREGIELTRRSMALLDNELSTAQHMAEQGLMSEVEVMRLRRQRNELQMQMQERRNRFRQEASTELLKVRTELAQLGEQQVVRDDALKRTVLKSPLRGIVKNIRINTIGGVVTAGAPIMEIVPLSDKILVEARIRPADIGFVRVGQPAEVKLTSYDYFIYGGLKGTIDYISPDALGEDSRMGAADTSYYRARIRTDVSMLRAKDNQPLPVLPGMTAAVEIRTGDRSVMQFLLKPMLKGSEAMRER, from the coding sequence ATGGCCGAATCGAACTCGACTGCACTGCCCGCTTCGGCTGCGATGGAGGCCTCGTTGTGGCAGCGCCTGCGCCAGCGGCTCGTCAGCGCAGGCCAGCCCGCCCGATCCGCACCAGGCCCCTCCGGTCCGGCCGGCGCCGGGGCGAAAGGCAGCAGTGGCACCGTGAAGGCGGGCACCGGCCTGAGCCTGAAGCGGCGCGGCCCGGCGACCGTGGGCATCCCGCTGGGCGTGGCACGGGTGCCTGCGTCCGAAGCCATCCCCGGCAGCGAGGCCGTGGCCTCGGCCGAGCCCCCGCTGCTCACCGATGCCTTGCCAACACGGTCGACCCGACAAGCGCCGGCCCGCGCCGTGGTGCGCCACTCGCCCGGCCGCTTCGTGCGCGGGGACGAGCAGCTGCTGGAGGGCGTGCGGGCCGCGATCGTGCAGGAGGCTTCGCCGCACGCGCTGTGGGCGTTGTATCTGCTGTGCCTGACGGTGATCGCCGCGGTGGTCTGGGCGGTCTACGCGAAGGTCGACATCGTCACCCGAGCCGAGGGCCGCATCGTGCCGGAGGCGCGCGAGCAGGTCATCGCCAGTCTGGAGCCGGGCATCCTGCGTGCGCTGCATGTGCGCGAGGGGGCGGTTGTGCAGGCCGGTGAGGAGCTGGCGCAGCTGGACCCGACGCGGGTGAGCGCGCAGCAGAACGAGGGCTTGGCCAAGCAGACCGCACTGCGCGCCACCTCGGCGCGGCTGCTGGCAGAGGTGGCGGGCCGGCCGCTGAGTTTCCCGCCCGAAGTGCGCATCGACGCCGCCGTGGTGGCGGCCGAGACCGAGGCCTATGAAGCGCGCCAGCAGGCGCTGCGCGAGGGCATCGAGCTGACGCGGCGCAGCATGGCGCTGCTGGACAACGAACTCTCCACCGCCCAGCACATGGCCGAGCAGGGCCTGATGTCCGAGGTCGAGGTCATGCGGCTGCGCCGCCAGCGCAACGAGCTGCAGATGCAGATGCAGGAGCGGCGCAACCGCTTCCGCCAGGAGGCCTCCACCGAGCTGCTGAAGGTGCGTACGGAACTGGCCCAGCTCGGCGAGCAGCAGGTGGTGCGCGACGACGCCCTCAAGCGCACGGTGCTGAAGTCGCCGCTGCGCGGCATCGTGAAGAACATCCGCATCAACACCATCGGCGGGGTGGTGACCGCGGGGGCGCCGATCATGGAGATCGTGCCGCTGTCGGACAAGATCCTGGTGGAAGCGCGCATCCGGCCGGCGGACATCGGCTTCGTGCGCGTCGGCCAGCCGGCGGAAGTGAAACTGACCTCGTACGACTATTTCATTTACGGCGGCTTGAAAGGTACCATCGACTACATCAGCCCGGATGCACTGGGCGAGGACAGCCGGATGGGGGCCGCCGACACCAGTTACTACCGTGCACGCATCCGCACCGATGTCTCGATGCTGCGCGCCAAGGACAACCAGCCGCTGCCGGTGCTGCCCGGCATGACGGCCGCTGTCGAGATCCGCACGGGCGACCGCAGCGTGATGCAGTTCCTCCTCAAGCCCATGCTCAAGGGCAGCGAGGCGATGCGCGAACGCTGA
- a CDS encoding type I secretion system permease/ATPase → MSDAPVSLPAPTDDPLLQSLVWLCAHHGRPRSAASLLAGPGIVQMLTPPLAVRVLQEAGFNASVVEREPGQILALLLPAILLLKNGDACILTERVVQGQALRYRILMPPGEADQPPVEVLASESELRQEYAGLVLFATPRLAPGERAAGGAPDELALGGRHWLWGTLRRFMPYYRGAMLAALLSNVLVLMVGLFTSVVYDRVIPHQAFVTLWSLAIGAGLAVLFDLFARQLRSHLIDLAGKKADLLLGAILFRKALSIRLENRPESAGSFAHHLAQLEVVREFSTSATMSAISDLPFIALFIAMIWFVAGDLVLVMLVAVPAILALTFGIQHVLRRAMTANQRQQADMHGLLIETMEGMEAVRAASAQGHFLRQYEEANAAAAHTSLRARALASWVNNITMVAQQFITVVMLVWGVHLIHDGVLTGGALISAVMFAGRVVAPLSGVVALASRYQGARAALRVLDQLMAQPSERDERRRYLPRPRIQGQLGLREVSFTYRVAGQEQGPTVLRDLKLHIAAGERVAILGKIGSGKSTVLRLLAGLYQPSEGYTEVDGIDLRQIDPADYRAHVGFVAQEPRLFRGSLRENILLGRPRAMAEALPEVLRLTGLDKVAAAHPLGLDMPVGEGGSMLSGGQRQLVALARCLVTQPQVLLMDEPSSSMDAQTEAQFIAQLKGLVAQRTLVVVTHRPALLELVDRIIVMEAGRVIVDGPKQKVLAALAGQRPGARAQPGAGEVAGAAGVPVPPPSPPLNVVA, encoded by the coding sequence ATGTCCGACGCCCCTGTGTCCCTGCCCGCCCCGACCGATGACCCGCTGCTGCAGTCGCTGGTCTGGCTGTGCGCGCACCATGGTCGGCCGCGCAGCGCCGCCTCGCTGTTGGCGGGGCCAGGCATCGTGCAGATGCTCACGCCGCCGCTGGCGGTGCGGGTGCTGCAGGAAGCGGGGTTCAATGCCTCGGTGGTCGAGCGCGAGCCGGGCCAGATCCTGGCGCTGCTGCTGCCGGCCATCCTGCTGCTCAAGAACGGCGACGCCTGCATCCTGACCGAGCGGGTCGTGCAAGGCCAGGCACTGCGCTATCGCATCCTGATGCCGCCGGGCGAGGCCGACCAGCCGCCCGTGGAGGTGCTGGCCAGCGAGAGCGAGTTGCGGCAGGAGTACGCCGGCCTGGTGCTGTTCGCCACGCCGCGCCTGGCGCCCGGCGAGCGGGCCGCCGGCGGCGCGCCGGACGAACTGGCGCTGGGCGGGCGGCACTGGCTCTGGGGCACGCTGCGCCGCTTCATGCCCTACTACCGCGGTGCGATGCTGGCCGCGCTGCTGAGCAACGTGCTGGTGCTGATGGTCGGGCTGTTCACCTCGGTGGTGTACGACCGCGTGATCCCGCACCAGGCCTTCGTGACGCTGTGGTCGCTGGCCATCGGCGCCGGGCTGGCGGTGCTATTCGACCTGTTTGCGCGCCAGCTGCGCAGTCACCTGATCGACCTGGCGGGCAAGAAGGCCGACCTGCTGCTCGGTGCCATCCTGTTTCGCAAGGCGTTGTCGATCCGGCTGGAGAACCGGCCCGAGTCGGCCGGCTCCTTTGCCCATCACCTGGCGCAGCTGGAGGTGGTGCGCGAGTTCTCCACCTCGGCAACGATGTCGGCCATCAGCGACCTGCCCTTCATCGCGCTGTTCATCGCGATGATCTGGTTCGTCGCCGGTGACCTGGTGCTGGTGATGCTGGTGGCGGTGCCGGCCATCCTGGCGCTGACCTTCGGCATCCAGCACGTGCTGCGCCGCGCAATGACGGCCAACCAGCGTCAGCAGGCCGACATGCACGGCCTGCTGATCGAGACCATGGAAGGCATGGAAGCGGTGCGCGCCGCGAGCGCTCAGGGCCACTTCCTGCGTCAGTACGAGGAGGCCAACGCCGCCGCGGCGCACACCTCGCTGCGTGCCCGGGCGCTGGCCAGCTGGGTGAACAACATCACGATGGTGGCGCAGCAGTTCATCACCGTGGTGATGCTGGTCTGGGGCGTGCACCTGATCCACGACGGCGTGCTCACCGGCGGGGCGCTGATCTCCGCGGTGATGTTTGCCGGCCGGGTGGTGGCACCGCTGTCGGGTGTGGTGGCGCTGGCGTCGCGCTACCAGGGCGCGCGTGCCGCGCTGCGTGTGCTCGACCAGCTGATGGCGCAGCCCAGCGAGCGCGACGAGAGGCGCCGCTACCTGCCACGCCCGCGCATCCAGGGGCAGCTCGGCCTGCGCGAGGTCAGCTTCACCTACCGCGTGGCCGGCCAGGAGCAGGGGCCCACGGTGCTCAGGGATCTGAAGCTGCACATCGCTGCGGGCGAGCGCGTGGCCATCCTCGGCAAGATCGGCAGCGGCAAGTCCACCGTGCTGCGCCTGCTGGCCGGCTTGTACCAGCCCAGCGAGGGCTACACCGAGGTGGACGGCATCGATCTGCGCCAGATCGACCCGGCCGATTACCGCGCCCACGTCGGCTTCGTGGCGCAGGAGCCGCGGCTGTTCCGCGGCTCGCTGCGCGAGAACATCCTGCTAGGCCGCCCCCGCGCGATGGCCGAGGCGCTGCCCGAGGTGCTGCGGCTGACTGGGCTGGACAAGGTGGCCGCGGCGCACCCGCTCGGCCTGGACATGCCGGTGGGCGAGGGTGGCAGCATGCTTTCCGGCGGCCAGCGCCAGCTGGTCGCGCTGGCGCGCTGCCTGGTCACGCAGCCGCAGGTGCTGCTGATGGACGAGCCCAGCAGCTCGATGGATGCGCAGACCGAGGCGCAGTTCATCGCCCAGCTCAAGGGCCTGGTGGCGCAGCGCACGCTGGTGGTGGTGACGCACCGGCCGGCGCTGCTGGAGCTGGTGGACCGCATCATCGTGATGGAGGCCGGGCGGGTGATCGTCGACGGGCCGAAGCAGAAGGTGCTGGCGGCGCTGGCAGGCCAGCGTCCAGGCGCCCGGGCCCAGCCGGGTGCCGGCGAGGTGGCCGGCGCCGCAGGCGTGCCGGTGCCGCCGCCGTCGCCGCCGTTGAACGTGGTGGCCTGA
- a CDS encoding UDP-glucuronic acid decarboxylase family protein translates to MSIHDRTVSLVTGGAGFLGSHLCERLLDRGDEVICADNFFTGTRRNVEHLIGHPRFELIRHDVTFPLYVEVDEIYNFACPASPVHYQHDPVQTTKTSVHGAINMLGLAKRVGAKILQASTSEVYGDPKVHPQREDYWGHVNPHGIRSCYDEGKRCAETLFFDYHRQHQLRIKVMRIFNTYGPRMHPNDGRVVSNFIVQALRGEPITLYGEGLQTRSFQYVDDLMDGCLRLMGTGDAVTGPMNIGNPVELTIRELALAVLRLTGSKSALVYRPLPQDDPMQRCPDITLARETLGWAPRVALEQGLERTIEYFDRLLGRPAAPEHAAVRLAA, encoded by the coding sequence ATGAGCATTCACGACCGCACCGTCAGCCTGGTCACCGGCGGCGCCGGCTTCCTCGGCTCCCACCTCTGCGAGCGCCTGCTCGACCGGGGCGACGAGGTGATCTGCGCGGACAACTTCTTCACCGGCACGCGGCGCAACGTCGAGCACCTCATCGGCCACCCGCGCTTCGAGCTGATCCGCCACGACGTGACCTTCCCGCTGTACGTCGAGGTCGACGAGATCTACAACTTCGCCTGTCCGGCCTCACCGGTGCACTACCAGCACGACCCGGTGCAGACCACCAAGACCAGCGTGCACGGCGCCATCAACATGCTCGGCCTGGCCAAGCGCGTGGGCGCCAAGATCCTGCAGGCCTCCACCAGCGAGGTCTATGGCGACCCGAAGGTGCACCCCCAGCGCGAGGACTACTGGGGCCACGTCAATCCGCATGGCATCCGCTCCTGCTATGACGAGGGCAAGCGCTGCGCCGAGACGCTGTTCTTCGACTACCACCGCCAGCACCAGCTGCGCATCAAGGTGATGCGCATCTTCAACACCTACGGCCCGCGCATGCACCCCAACGACGGCCGCGTGGTGTCCAACTTCATCGTCCAGGCGCTGCGCGGCGAGCCGATCACGCTCTACGGCGAGGGCCTGCAGACCCGCTCCTTCCAGTACGTGGACGACCTGATGGACGGCTGTCTGCGCCTGATGGGTACCGGCGACGCAGTCACCGGTCCCATGAACATCGGCAACCCGGTGGAGCTGACCATCCGCGAGCTGGCGCTGGCGGTGCTGCGGCTGACAGGGTCGAAGTCGGCCCTGGTGTACCGCCCGCTGCCGCAGGACGACCCGATGCAGCGCTGCCCGGACATCACGCTGGCGCGCGAAACCCTGGGGTGGGCGCCGCGCGTGGCGCTGGAGCAGGGGCTGGAGCGCACGATCGAGTACTTCGACCGGCTGCTCGGCAGGCCCGCCGCACCCGAGCATGCCGCCGTGCGCCTGGCGGCCTGA
- a CDS encoding class I SAM-dependent methyltransferase, translating into MSSSDQLHINHWDNFFDDELHQRLYPTWWDAGTANHWRHRRFMEPLLDVLQTRDDTWLTVGDGSGHDSWILLNDGFQDVLTTDIGAGTLRRSLAEGHIRKYAQANAEDLKFADGQFDGVLCKEAFHHMRRPYLGLYEMLRVARRAVVLIEPQDQWADFPTRVGAARPSYERVGNYVYSMSVREVQKIALGLNLPGYAVKNLQDVYIGGCEFARADPADPLFARMTQAVAELQARCEQHQEKWNYLLTIFFKDPALLADATLQERLQALGWKVERTDTNPHLQPVQAAGMPEAAPSGALRLAA; encoded by the coding sequence ATGAGCTCCTCCGACCAGCTGCACATCAACCACTGGGATAACTTCTTCGACGACGAGCTGCACCAACGCCTCTATCCGACCTGGTGGGATGCCGGCACGGCCAACCACTGGCGCCACCGTCGCTTCATGGAGCCGCTGCTGGATGTGCTGCAGACGCGTGACGACACCTGGCTGACGGTGGGTGACGGCTCCGGGCATGACAGCTGGATCCTGCTCAACGACGGCTTCCAGGACGTGCTCACTACCGACATCGGCGCCGGCACGCTGCGCCGCAGTCTGGCCGAAGGGCACATCCGCAAGTACGCCCAGGCCAACGCCGAGGATCTGAAGTTCGCCGATGGGCAGTTCGACGGCGTGCTGTGCAAGGAGGCCTTCCACCACATGCGGCGGCCCTACCTGGGTCTGTACGAGATGCTGCGCGTGGCGCGCCGAGCGGTCGTGCTGATCGAGCCGCAGGACCAGTGGGCCGACTTCCCGACCCGCGTCGGCGCGGCGCGGCCGTCCTACGAGCGGGTGGGCAACTACGTCTACTCGATGTCGGTGCGTGAGGTGCAGAAGATCGCGCTCGGGCTGAACCTGCCCGGCTACGCGGTCAAGAACCTGCAGGACGTGTACATCGGCGGCTGCGAGTTCGCCCGTGCCGATCCTGCCGACCCGCTGTTCGCCCGCATGACGCAGGCGGTGGCCGAGCTGCAGGCGCGCTGCGAGCAGCACCAGGAGAAGTGGAACTACCTGCTGACCATCTTCTTCAAGGACCCCGCGCTGCTGGCGGACGCGACGCTGCAGGAGCGCCTGCAGGCGCTGGGGTGGAAGGTGGAGCGCACCGATACCAACCCGCACCTGCAACCGGTCCAGGCGGCGGGTATGCCCGAGGCGGCCCCTTCGGGGGCGCTGCGCCTGGCCGCCTGA
- a CDS encoding methyltransferase domain-containing protein, with protein MTKTLDLGCGLKPKNPYNAQEAYGIDVRNDAEAQVVKADLVVEPIPFPDASFEYVTAHDFLEHIPRLIYAPQRRNAFIEVMNEIHRVLKPGGIFMSFTPAYPHAATFRDPTHVNFITDETFPLYFDDKNRWASAYGFKGAFQILSQEWRGPHLLSQMRKVELPVAG; from the coding sequence ATGACCAAGACCCTCGACCTCGGCTGCGGCCTGAAGCCCAAGAACCCCTACAACGCGCAGGAGGCCTATGGCATCGACGTGCGCAACGATGCGGAGGCCCAGGTGGTCAAGGCCGACCTGGTGGTGGAGCCGATCCCTTTCCCGGACGCCTCCTTCGAGTACGTCACCGCGCACGACTTCCTTGAGCACATCCCGCGCCTGATCTATGCGCCGCAGCGGCGCAACGCCTTCATCGAGGTGATGAACGAGATCCACCGCGTGCTCAAGCCGGGCGGCATCTTCATGTCGTTCACGCCAGCCTATCCGCACGCGGCCACCTTCCGCGATCCGACGCACGTGAACTTCATCACCGACGAAACCTTCCCGCTCTACTTCGACGACAAAAATCGCTGGGCCAGCGCCTACGGCTTCAAGGGGGCCTTCCAGATCCTGTCGCAGGAATGGCGCGGCCCGCACCTGCTCAGCCAGATGCGCAAGGTCGAGCTGCCGGTGGCGGGCTGA
- a CDS encoding DUF5672 family protein: MPNPTCHPRLNHTAVVIPLYRPELPRDELYALLRSLPLLAGRPVFFVAPHGLDLRWYRERWPEVGVRTFDDAYFASIRGYNLLLLSPDFYRAFDRHEFMLVLQTDAILLCDELDHWAGQPYDYVGAPWPQGIEISVEVDRFVGGHTQRVRAKVGNGGFSLRRIRKCLALLEEFPQALDLFRRSGSSEDIFFAVMGSLSLDFVLPGEITAALFATELQPERYLAITGRLPMGVHAWRKHNPAFWQAQLGDAPAPSAAPVDPSLATATEPLLQAA, from the coding sequence ATGCCGAATCCGACCTGCCACCCGCGCCTGAACCACACCGCGGTGGTCATCCCCCTGTACCGCCCCGAGCTGCCGCGCGACGAGCTGTATGCACTCCTGCGCTCGCTGCCGCTGCTGGCCGGGCGGCCGGTGTTCTTCGTCGCCCCGCACGGGCTGGACCTGCGCTGGTACCGCGAGCGCTGGCCCGAGGTGGGGGTGCGCACCTTCGACGATGCCTATTTCGCGTCGATCCGGGGCTACAACCTGCTGCTGCTGTCGCCGGACTTCTACCGCGCCTTCGACCGCCACGAGTTCATGCTGGTGCTGCAGACCGATGCCATCCTGCTGTGCGACGAACTCGACCACTGGGCCGGCCAGCCCTACGACTACGTCGGCGCGCCCTGGCCGCAGGGCATCGAGATCAGCGTCGAGGTGGACCGCTTCGTCGGCGGCCACACCCAGCGCGTGCGCGCCAAGGTGGGCAACGGCGGCTTCAGCCTGCGCCGCATCCGCAAGTGCCTGGCGCTGCTGGAGGAGTTCCCGCAGGCGCTCGACCTGTTCCGCCGCAGCGGCAGCAGCGAGGACATCTTCTTCGCCGTGATGGGCTCGCTCTCGCTGGACTTCGTGCTGCCGGGCGAGATCACCGCGGCGCTGTTCGCCACCGAACTCCAGCCCGAGCGCTACCTCGCCATCACCGGGCGCCTGCCGATGGGCGTGCACGCCTGGCGCAAGCACAACCCGGCGTTCTGGCAGGCCCAGCTGGGCGACGCGCCGGCGCCGTCGGCAGCGCCGGTCGATCCGAGCCTGGCCACTGCCACCGAACCGCTGCTGCAGGCCGCCTGA
- a CDS encoding tetratricopeptide repeat protein, producing the protein MNAAVLAERPSTAAPPAQADAPAVPDRAVLVRAIELQNAGQVDEAERLFRHYLDHFPLDPAALYSLAVILLRRPDTPAVLALLAPAVQQGVAFAPVWFAHGTALQNQGRREEALASYDRALALQSDYTEVLINSGVLLRELHRHGPALERFNRVLITKPNHETALANCAVLLTEFKRSEDAQRMLERLLAINPDYDYGLGLLAYERLHVCDWREADALQERIVEGVRAGRRSCKSLGLMAMSDSAADHQRCAQIFAAQRYPRSAQPLWRGDRYRHERIRLAYVSPDLREHPVGHLMAGIFERHDRRRFETIAISIGTDDGSPLRSRIQGAFDRFIDARPMASRQVAELMRELEVDVAVDLAGFTSDSRSDIFSHRPAPVQVNYLGYPGTLGTDYMDYIVADRHVIPPEHHGFYNEQVVYLPDAYLPPAVGVQIAERTPTRAECGLPEDAVVFCSFNHDYKISPHMFAVWMRLLAQVPGSVLWLMSRSELSQRHLREEAAKAGVDPARLVFAQRVPRVEDHLARYRQADLFLDTHPYNAHTTAADALLAGLPVLTWRGQAFPARVAASLLHAAGLPELVTDSLAGYEALALQLARDPARRAGLRQHLAEHSHQGQALFDTAGFTRDLEAIYVAMWRRSQLGGARDALAP; encoded by the coding sequence ATGAACGCTGCCGTCCTTGCCGAACGCCCCTCGACCGCTGCCCCGCCGGCCCAGGCGGACGCACCGGCCGTGCCGGACCGGGCGGTGCTGGTGCGTGCCATCGAGCTGCAGAACGCCGGTCAGGTGGACGAGGCCGAGCGGCTGTTCCGCCACTACCTGGACCACTTCCCGCTCGACCCGGCGGCGCTGTACTCGCTGGCGGTGATCCTGCTGCGTCGCCCGGACACACCGGCGGTGCTGGCGCTGCTGGCGCCGGCGGTGCAGCAGGGCGTGGCCTTTGCGCCGGTCTGGTTTGCCCACGGCACCGCATTGCAGAACCAGGGCCGGCGCGAAGAGGCCCTGGCCAGCTACGACCGCGCCCTGGCGCTGCAGAGCGACTACACCGAGGTGCTGATCAACAGCGGCGTGCTGCTGCGCGAGCTGCACCGCCACGGCCCGGCGCTGGAGCGCTTCAACCGCGTGCTGATCACCAAGCCGAACCACGAGACCGCGCTGGCCAACTGCGCCGTGCTGCTCACGGAGTTCAAGCGCAGCGAAGACGCCCAGCGCATGCTGGAGCGCCTGCTGGCCATCAACCCCGACTACGACTACGGCCTGGGCCTGCTGGCCTACGAGCGCCTGCACGTGTGCGACTGGCGCGAGGCCGACGCGCTGCAGGAGCGCATCGTCGAGGGTGTCCGTGCGGGGCGGCGCAGCTGCAAATCGCTCGGCCTGATGGCCATGTCCGACTCCGCCGCCGACCACCAGCGCTGCGCCCAGATCTTTGCCGCCCAGCGCTACCCCCGCAGTGCGCAGCCGCTGTGGCGCGGTGATCGGTACCGACACGAGCGCATCCGCCTGGCCTACGTCTCGCCCGACCTGCGTGAGCATCCGGTGGGTCACCTGATGGCGGGCATCTTCGAGCGGCATGACCGCCGCCGCTTCGAAACCATCGCGATCTCCATCGGGACCGACGACGGCAGCCCGCTGCGCAGCCGCATCCAGGGTGCCTTCGACCGCTTCATCGACGCCCGCCCGATGGCCAGCCGCCAGGTGGCCGAGCTGATGCGCGAGCTGGAGGTCGACGTGGCGGTGGACCTGGCCGGCTTCACGTCGGATTCGCGCAGCGACATCTTCAGCCACCGCCCGGCACCGGTGCAGGTCAACTACCTCGGCTACCCCGGCACCCTGGGTACCGACTACATGGACTACATCGTGGCCGACCGCCACGTGATCCCGCCCGAGCACCACGGCTTCTACAACGAACAGGTGGTCTACCTGCCCGACGCCTACCTGCCGCCGGCCGTGGGTGTGCAGATCGCCGAGCGCACGCCGACCCGTGCCGAGTGCGGGCTGCCCGAAGACGCGGTGGTGTTCTGCAGCTTCAACCACGACTACAAGATCTCGCCGCACATGTTTGCGGTCTGGATGCGCCTGCTGGCCCAGGTGCCGGGCAGCGTGCTCTGGCTGATGTCGCGCAGCGAACTGTCGCAGCGCCACCTGCGCGAGGAGGCCGCCAAGGCGGGTGTCGATCCGGCGCGGCTGGTGTTTGCGCAGCGGGTGCCGCGCGTCGAGGACCACCTGGCGCGCTATCGCCAGGCCGACCTCTTCCTGGATACCCATCCCTACAACGCCCACACCACCGCGGCGGATGCGCTGCTGGCCGGGTTGCCGGTGCTGACCTGGCGCGGCCAGGCCTTCCCGGCCCGCGTGGCGGCGAGCCTGCTGCATGCGGCCGGCCTGCCCGAGCTGGTCACCGACAGCCTGGCCGGCTACGAGGCGCTCGCGCTGCAGCTGGCCCGTGACCCGGCGCGCCGCGCCGGCCTGCGCCAGCACCTGGCCGAGCACAGCCACCAGGGCCAGGCGCTGTTCGACACGGCCGGCTTCACGCGCGACCTGGAGGCCATCTATGTCGCCATGTGGCGCCGGAGCCAGCTGGGCGGGGCGCGTGACGCGCTGGCGCCCTGA